The Piliocolobus tephrosceles isolate RC106 unplaced genomic scaffold, ASM277652v3 unscaffolded_27236, whole genome shotgun sequence genome segment TTGTTGGTGTTATTAAATCAGAGGTGTATAAGAGTATTTTGTAAAAACTGTAAAGGAGGATGTGGCTGTAGGGGCTGATGGTTCCATGAGGATTACTGCTCTTCTTTCCCACAGTTAAAAGAATATTGGCAGAGAAACAGCCCTGGTGGTCCAGCAGGAGCGAAGAAGAACAGGAAAACAAACGGCAGTAGCCCTGAGACAGCCACTTCTGGTGGTTGCCACTCACCTGGGGATGTGAGTCTTGGCTGACCAGGCTCCTGGGGACAGGGGGCCCAAGGGGCAGTAGAGGGTAATTGTTAAGATTGTGGATGGACTGTTGGGTACTAGTTAAGaattctgggtttgaatcctgcctctcCATCTGCTAGGGATATGATTTAGGGTGAGTTGCTTGAGCTCTTTGGGCCTCTCTTTGCACATCTGTATAATAGAGGTGATATTATTGTTTGACTTCCatttgtgaggtttaaatgagatttcttattgttttatgttAATCCCTAGTACATGGCCTGCTGTAAACACCCAGGACACCAGGATATGGTCATTGCTGTTTGATTCTCCTCATGCCCAGTCTCAAGGGGAAGCCAGGACAATGAGAACAGCCACTTGCCATCAGGAGTCACAGAAAGGGCCCCAGGGTGGGATGGTAGGGAGACAAAAACCATGAGAGAAGTTGGCACAAAGGAGTTATGGGACAAAGGGTCCAAGataggcagaaaagaaaatgctgccAGTTGATGGGGAAGAACGGAAGTCAGAGGGCTTAGACACTGAGGGACAGAACATCTCCACGTGCACTCTCATCTCTTGTAGTCAGCAACAGGTATCGACGGAGAGGGCCCTACGTCATCTGCACCCCTCAAGGATCTGGAGGTAAGAGGCTCTGGGCGGAGGGGCAGTGACCCTGCAGGCCAGCCCTCCAACCTCCTCCCACAGCGGGGACTGGGTGCCCCTCTGCCAGCTGAGACAGCCCACCACACCCCAGCCCTGATGATTGTTCTCTCTACCGCTCCCccactcctcctccacctcctcttctCTACATGCACCTCAGAGCCTGTGCCAAGAACTACCAGCAGCCCTGGACTCAAGGTCCGTAAAAATCAATCAACTGAATAACATCATCAAATCTTTGGTAAGAGTCCAGTGGGGTCCCCTGATTCCAGGCTGCCAATCCCGGGCTCCAGTTTCCCCTTGGGGCCCTGAAGAAAGGGACTGGGGGTCCCTGGTGCCAAGTGCAAATAGGGAGCTAGGGCACCCTGACCTCACTTGGAGGGACCCCAGAACACGCAGCGTGGCTCTTCTTTTGCTGCCCTCTTTGCCGACTCTCTCCTCTCCACACACCCCTGCTCTAGTCCTTGCTACACACGCCATGGGGTTGTTGCCTCTCGGGGGAGTGCGAGCCTGACTGGTTGTCAGGGGCCCCATATTTCTGCCGTGACTCAGTCCCTAATTTGCTCTTTGATTCTGGACAAGTCGCCTCTCCTTTC includes the following:
- the LOC111532541 gene encoding golgin subfamily A member 8S; translation: LKEYWQRNSPGGPAGAKKNRKTNGSSPETATSGGCHSPGDSATGIDGEGPTSSAPLKDLESLCQELPAALDSRSVKINQLNNIIKSLEQQKKQVEHQLEEVM